A part of Arthrobacter dokdonellae genomic DNA contains:
- a CDS encoding sulfatase family protein, with protein sequence MQNNPNVLFLVADQFRAMCLEPGGDAVSTPFLDAMAERGLSLQQAVSNYPVCSPHRAMMMSGQYPSFNGVTHNVNSETAEWGVGLRPDAPSWAAVLRGAGYRTGYIGKWHLEAPLPADAIYGTGPLDDGRYWDAYSPTDRRHGFDFWYSYGCCDNHLSPHYWTGNAARNERLDIQGWSAAHETDVAIDFLHRSVARGPDRAPFALAVSWNPPHQPFDQLPVGHDTSYSAMSPSELLNRPNVDLDSDAGREAAEIAPLYYAAVSAIDAQVGRLLQTLDELDLTQDTLVVFTSDHGQQMGSQGLLYKNVPYEESMRIPFVMQWPGRLRRDPATASGVGLCSVDIAPTLLGLLGCGGQVPAEMQGTDVSAALLQDGTDDAGRDVAPSAAALYFYYARDETEHHVRGLRTAMEKFIARFNERDGLSTTLYDLVRDPYELEPVDDEEGTMDHAAALQAALADASQTWPGEAALAALAGRA encoded by the coding sequence ATGCAAAACAACCCCAATGTGTTGTTCCTCGTCGCCGACCAGTTCCGGGCCATGTGCCTGGAACCGGGCGGCGACGCTGTTTCCACACCCTTTCTTGATGCCATGGCGGAACGCGGACTTTCCCTGCAGCAGGCGGTCAGCAACTATCCTGTGTGCAGCCCGCACCGGGCCATGATGATGAGCGGGCAGTACCCGTCCTTCAATGGGGTGACCCATAACGTGAATTCCGAAACCGCGGAGTGGGGCGTGGGCCTGCGCCCCGATGCCCCCTCATGGGCCGCGGTGTTGCGGGGCGCCGGTTACCGCACCGGCTACATCGGCAAGTGGCATTTGGAGGCGCCCCTGCCCGCGGATGCCATCTATGGCACCGGCCCCCTCGACGACGGCCGCTACTGGGATGCCTACTCCCCCACCGACCGCCGCCACGGCTTTGATTTTTGGTACTCCTACGGCTGCTGTGACAACCATCTCTCCCCCCATTATTGGACGGGGAACGCTGCCCGGAACGAGCGCCTGGACATCCAGGGCTGGTCGGCGGCCCACGAAACGGACGTGGCCATCGACTTCCTGCACCGGAGCGTGGCCCGCGGCCCGGACCGCGCTCCGTTCGCCCTTGCCGTGTCCTGGAACCCGCCACACCAGCCCTTTGACCAGCTCCCGGTTGGCCATGACACCAGCTATTCTGCGATGTCACCGTCGGAGCTGCTCAACCGCCCCAACGTGGACCTCGACTCGGATGCCGGGCGCGAGGCGGCAGAAATCGCCCCGCTGTACTACGCGGCCGTCAGCGCCATCGATGCCCAGGTGGGGCGCCTGCTCCAGACCCTCGACGAGCTGGACCTCACGCAGGACACCCTGGTGGTCTTTACCTCTGACCACGGCCAGCAGATGGGCAGCCAGGGACTCCTGTACAAGAACGTGCCGTATGAGGAGTCCATGCGGATCCCCTTCGTCATGCAGTGGCCAGGCAGGCTGCGCCGCGACCCCGCCACGGCCTCCGGCGTGGGGCTGTGCAGCGTGGACATCGCCCCCACACTCCTGGGCCTGCTGGGCTGTGGTGGCCAGGTGCCTGCCGAAATGCAGGGCACGGACGTTTCCGCGGCCCTTTTGCAGGACGGAACGGACGACGCCGGACGGGACGTCGCGCCGTCGGCGGCGGCCCTGTACTTTTATTACGCCCGGGACGAAACCGAGCACCATGTGCGCGGCCTGCGGACCGCCATGGAAAAGTTCATTGCCCGCTTCAACGAGCGCGACGGGCTCTCCACGACCCTGTACGACTTGGTCCGGGACCCCTATGAACTCGAACCCGTCGACGACGAGGAAGGGACCATGGACCACGCCGCGGCGCTCCAGGCCGCCCTGGCCGATGCGTCGCAAACGTGGCCGGGGGAAGCGGCCCTCGCGGCGCTGGCGGGACGCGCGTGA
- a CDS encoding carbohydrate ABC transporter permease, whose translation MTTLIPSENAAPAPVRRKKNRAGVSPAMQADHNLLRSIGVFVLWAVVVAFIAMLVWIVVQSFRDTHAILANPWGMPTAFNLDNFVTAWNVSGFALATLNSVVTTAVSSFVCVAVAAPAAYYLGRVENRLTEGLSMYFILGLGIPVQVILIPLFVMLNQVHLTDSLIGLNLVYIGLSMPFTVFLLTAFFRSLPVEMEEAAALDGATPLRTFVQVTLPLAKGGILTAFVLIVVGNWNETLLALTLLQSTEKYTLPVALISFVQQQTYSGANWGGLFAGLCIVILPMLLIYIWLGRRLTEGLTLGMGK comes from the coding sequence ATGACCACCCTTATCCCGTCCGAGAACGCCGCCCCGGCGCCGGTTCGCCGCAAAAAGAACCGCGCCGGCGTCAGTCCCGCCATGCAGGCCGATCACAACCTGCTGCGAAGCATTGGAGTCTTCGTGCTGTGGGCAGTGGTGGTGGCGTTCATCGCCATGCTCGTGTGGATTGTCGTGCAGTCTTTCCGCGACACCCATGCAATCCTTGCCAATCCCTGGGGCATGCCCACGGCGTTCAACTTGGACAATTTCGTCACGGCCTGGAACGTCAGCGGTTTCGCCTTGGCCACGCTTAACAGCGTGGTGACAACGGCGGTTTCCTCCTTCGTCTGCGTGGCTGTTGCCGCACCTGCCGCCTATTACCTCGGCCGCGTGGAAAACCGTCTCACCGAGGGCCTGAGCATGTACTTCATCCTGGGGCTTGGCATCCCTGTGCAGGTCATCCTGATCCCGCTCTTTGTGATGCTGAACCAGGTACACCTGACGGACAGCCTGATCGGTCTGAACCTCGTGTACATCGGCTTGTCGATGCCGTTCACCGTGTTTTTGCTGACGGCCTTCTTCCGCAGCCTGCCCGTTGAAATGGAGGAAGCGGCGGCGCTCGACGGCGCCACGCCCCTGCGCACCTTCGTCCAGGTCACCCTGCCTCTGGCCAAGGGTGGCATTCTGACCGCCTTTGTGCTGATCGTTGTGGGGAACTGGAATGAAACCCTGCTGGCCTTGACCCTGCTCCAAAGCACGGAAAAGTACACACTGCCGGTTGCCTTGATCTCGTTTGTGCAGCAGCAGACGTACTCCGGCGCCAACTGGGGCGGACTGTTCGCGGGCCTGTGCATCGTGATCCTGCCCATGCTACTCATCTACATCTGGTTGGGACGCCGCCTTACGGAGGGCCTGACCCTGGGAATGGGGAAATAG
- a CDS encoding carbohydrate ABC transporter permease, with protein MSAPTLKRTRRNPAPASKPGRGGQGGSIMDRQRRKLLVPFVGPAFVLYSLFFIIPSIAAVWISLNNWAGSGPMTFVGFKNYIQVFHDPLFVRSFGNTLLLLVVVGLAIFILAFLMTLVLRDMAAKKIARNVIFFPHLINALVFGILAGFIFNPGGMVNSLLKPFGVTNPPAWLSPDNLFPLIMLTMVITTTGYFTTIIMAGVDRIPPYFYEDCALAGATAFQRLRYVILPLTWDVFGTCAVLWTISSVKIFEIIWVFGGSSGAGLPPTQTWSTAVYTYVTAFSGESTPAYGAATASAIISLALVSVLVVLLRRVMRRDAIEF; from the coding sequence ATGTCAGCCCCGACCCTCAAGCGCACCCGTCGCAACCCCGCCCCGGCTTCCAAGCCGGGGCGGGGCGGGCAGGGCGGCAGCATCATGGACCGCCAGCGACGCAAGCTTCTGGTACCGTTCGTCGGGCCAGCTTTTGTCCTTTACTCGCTTTTTTTCATCATCCCCTCGATCGCCGCTGTCTGGATCAGTCTCAACAATTGGGCCGGCTCCGGCCCCATGACGTTCGTGGGCTTCAAGAACTACATCCAGGTCTTCCACGACCCGCTGTTCGTGCGGTCCTTTGGCAACACATTGCTTCTTTTGGTTGTGGTGGGGTTGGCCATCTTTATCCTGGCCTTCCTGATGACCCTTGTCCTTCGGGACATGGCCGCCAAGAAGATTGCCCGCAACGTGATTTTCTTCCCGCACCTGATCAATGCCTTGGTCTTTGGCATCCTGGCCGGCTTCATCTTCAACCCGGGGGGCATGGTGAACTCCCTCCTCAAGCCCTTCGGCGTCACGAATCCGCCGGCATGGCTGTCCCCTGACAACCTTTTTCCATTGATCATGCTCACCATGGTGATCACCACCACCGGCTACTTCACCACCATCATCATGGCCGGTGTGGACCGAATCCCACCGTATTTCTACGAGGACTGCGCCCTTGCCGGTGCCACAGCCTTCCAGCGCCTGAGGTACGTCATTCTGCCGCTGACGTGGGACGTGTTCGGCACGTGCGCCGTGCTGTGGACCATTTCCTCCGTCAAGATCTTCGAGATCATCTGGGTCTTTGGCGGCAGCAGCGGGGCAGGCCTGCCACCCACCCAAACCTGGAGCACGGCCGTGTACACGTATGTCACGGCGTTTTCCGGTGAATCCACCCCGGCCTACGGTGCGGCCACGGCCTCCGCGATCATCTCCCTGGCCTTGGTATCGGTGCTGGTTGTGCTCTTGCGCCGCGTCATGCGTCGCGACGCCATTGAATTCTAA
- a CDS encoding ABC transporter substrate-binding protein — translation MSTRFRYTKTLAVVAAATLALTACSGTTGANSSDSKTATYWSMWKVGEPQQKVIAGAIADFEKQTGDTINVQWQGRTNTKKIIPALNTNNVPDIIDGSESNLAIALGNTGQALSMQPAYDSAVDGKKLSAQIPAKFLAVNNIKDSSGQPWMVPYSLSSDGIWFNAAKNPDLVTSPPTSWDALAALMNKEKAAGQTPLAADADIAGYNAYWFVSALVHAEGPGAFAKIAADKTGAGWDSPAVLAAAKTVQQIVDNGYLIKGYNASKWPAQQQAWATGGADLLFNGSWIPTETGSYASPGFKYASFPYPNTAGQPTMARVDFVGFAIPKKAKNPSVAQKLAAFLMTKKYQDAIGTVAKTLPVRADATVSPELASVSKTIADASEIYMGNDGVTYAGYMEKNFNPTDDELFSGKIDAAQFVSQMKAKTIAYWKAQG, via the coding sequence ATGAGTACAAGATTTAGGTATACCAAGACCTTGGCAGTGGTGGCCGCAGCCACACTCGCACTGACGGCCTGCAGCGGTACCACCGGCGCCAATTCTTCCGACAGCAAAACAGCAACGTACTGGTCGATGTGGAAGGTTGGCGAGCCCCAGCAAAAGGTGATTGCAGGCGCCATCGCGGATTTTGAAAAGCAGACCGGTGACACGATCAACGTCCAGTGGCAGGGCCGCACCAACACCAAGAAGATCATTCCGGCGCTGAACACCAACAACGTCCCGGACATCATTGACGGCTCCGAGTCCAACCTTGCCATCGCGTTGGGGAACACCGGCCAGGCCCTGTCAATGCAGCCGGCCTACGACTCAGCGGTCGACGGCAAGAAGCTTTCGGCCCAGATTCCGGCCAAGTTCCTGGCCGTGAACAACATCAAGGACTCCAGCGGCCAGCCGTGGATGGTGCCTTACAGCCTCTCCTCGGACGGCATTTGGTTCAACGCCGCCAAGAACCCGGACCTGGTGACGAGCCCCCCGACTTCCTGGGACGCTCTCGCGGCCCTCATGAACAAGGAAAAGGCCGCCGGTCAGACACCGTTGGCCGCCGATGCTGACATCGCCGGCTACAACGCCTACTGGTTCGTCAGTGCATTGGTCCATGCCGAAGGCCCCGGCGCGTTCGCCAAGATTGCCGCGGACAAGACCGGCGCTGGCTGGGACTCCCCCGCAGTGCTGGCCGCAGCCAAGACGGTGCAGCAAATCGTTGACAACGGATACCTGATCAAGGGCTACAACGCCAGCAAGTGGCCTGCGCAGCAGCAGGCCTGGGCCACCGGCGGTGCAGATCTGCTCTTCAACGGCTCCTGGATCCCCACGGAGACCGGCTCGTATGCCTCGCCCGGCTTCAAATACGCGTCCTTCCCGTACCCGAACACGGCCGGCCAGCCCACCATGGCACGCGTTGACTTCGTCGGCTTCGCCATTCCCAAGAAGGCAAAGAACCCCAGCGTCGCGCAGAAGCTGGCCGCGTTCTTGATGACCAAGAAGTACCAGGACGCCATCGGAACCGTAGCCAAGACCCTGCCCGTGCGGGCAGACGCCACCGTCTCGCCGGAGCTCGCCTCGGTCAGCAAGACCATCGCCGACGCCTCCGAAATCTACATGGGCAACGACGGCGTCACCTACGCCGGCTACATGGAAAAGAACTTCAACCCCACCGACGACGAGCTGTTCAGCGGCAAGATTGACGCCGCACAGTTTGTCTCCCAGATGAAGGCGAAGACCATCGCCTACTGGAAGGCCCAGGGCTAA
- a CDS encoding GntR family transcriptional regulator — translation MSVNPAPRRIRDADARDLKFRSLAADIRRGIMAGTWAAGAKLPTEAQLAAETGLSLTTVRRAFDDLVQEGLVVRRQGAGSFVAQRQPVRRRSRLTVGVLLPDTQLYYPRVLQGIEETLSAQDVSLQLATYNYVPEREDSSIEFLVDSGVDGLILVPTLTGIDNPQQRVTDLMSLKVPVVLLERSLTDLGPGDRTEHVCSDHQGGAYDAVQHLHGLGHPRVSLLTRSETPTEAAIVAGYQRAAADLGFEPQIHRVPRQDWENGAPDRLMVELSQSGASAALVFGDREATLLEAAARRAGVRIPEDLALVSYDDEMADLAEVPLTAVSPAKHRMGKMAAEILLRRLAEGDDCPIHQVRLRPRLVIRESCGATWQSAHNEQE, via the coding sequence GTGAGTGTGAATCCAGCCCCGAGAAGAATCCGTGACGCAGACGCACGGGACCTGAAATTCCGGTCCCTCGCCGCGGACATCCGCCGCGGCATCATGGCGGGCACCTGGGCCGCCGGGGCCAAACTTCCCACGGAGGCCCAGCTGGCCGCTGAAACCGGGCTGTCCCTGACAACCGTCCGCCGGGCATTTGACGACCTGGTCCAGGAAGGGCTCGTGGTGCGTCGACAGGGCGCGGGCAGCTTCGTGGCACAGCGCCAGCCCGTCCGGCGGCGCTCACGCCTGACGGTGGGCGTGCTGTTGCCGGATACACAGCTCTACTACCCGCGGGTGTTGCAAGGGATCGAGGAAACCCTCTCTGCCCAGGACGTCAGCTTGCAGCTTGCAACCTACAATTACGTTCCCGAACGGGAAGACTCCAGTATCGAATTCCTTGTTGATTCCGGGGTGGACGGGTTGATCCTGGTGCCCACCCTGACGGGGATCGACAACCCCCAGCAGCGTGTCACGGATCTGATGTCACTGAAGGTGCCGGTGGTGCTGCTTGAGCGAAGCCTGACAGACCTGGGCCCCGGCGACCGGACCGAGCACGTTTGTTCGGACCACCAGGGCGGGGCCTACGATGCCGTGCAGCATCTTCACGGACTTGGCCACCCCCGGGTATCCCTGCTGACACGCTCCGAAACCCCCACCGAGGCGGCCATTGTGGCCGGCTACCAGAGGGCGGCCGCCGACCTCGGCTTTGAGCCGCAGATACACCGCGTGCCCCGGCAGGACTGGGAGAACGGGGCCCCAGACAGGCTCATGGTCGAGTTGTCCCAGAGCGGGGCCAGCGCGGCCTTGGTCTTTGGGGACAGGGAAGCGACGTTGCTGGAGGCTGCCGCCCGTCGTGCCGGTGTTCGCATACCGGAGGACCTGGCGTTGGTCTCCTACGACGACGAAATGGCAGATCTGGCCGAGGTGCCCCTGACAGCTGTTTCGCCGGCAAAACACAGGATGGGCAAAATGGCCGCCGAGATCCTGCTGCGGCGCCTTGCCGAGGGCGATGACTGCCCCATCCATCAAGTGCGGCTTCGGCCCCGCCTGGTGATCAGGGAATCTTGCGGTGCCACATGGCAATCCGCACACAACGAACAGGAATGA
- a CDS encoding Gfo/Idh/MocA family protein, protein MRLGIIGAGAVAVLHAEGAAIIDGIELSAVCDLKADIAAKVADPWGAAVYTDYRQMLDDDVVDAVVINTPHSLHKEMVLAAAAHGVHVLVEKPMATTVADCVAMEEACAAAHVVMVVGLIQHFMAEKLALRAVLASGKLGAVLLVHDYRSTDYRPGTRAGWFFDKAISGGGAFINIGAHCLDRSIWIGGAQAVRVTAATLNRFGAKVETDGSMEVLLANGVQVRITIVSDTPRNVDEMLVVCENGTVIVDPRSGTFVEIDGKHTQVHASTGDDIQNAFTAQLQDFAAAVAGAAPTVDGAHAKHVVEVVLAAYESAESGHPVQLGGSRAGDVSLQGAL, encoded by the coding sequence ATGCGGTTGGGAATCATCGGGGCCGGGGCCGTGGCTGTGCTGCACGCCGAGGGCGCCGCCATCATTGACGGGATCGAACTGAGCGCCGTATGCGATCTGAAAGCGGACATCGCCGCCAAAGTCGCCGATCCGTGGGGAGCCGCCGTCTACACGGACTATCGCCAGATGCTCGACGACGACGTCGTCGACGCCGTCGTGATCAACACCCCGCACAGCCTGCACAAGGAGATGGTGCTGGCTGCAGCCGCACACGGCGTCCACGTGCTGGTGGAAAAGCCAATGGCCACCACCGTGGCGGACTGTGTCGCCATGGAAGAGGCCTGCGCAGCTGCCCACGTGGTCATGGTGGTGGGGCTGATCCAGCACTTCATGGCCGAAAAGCTGGCCCTGCGAGCGGTCTTGGCATCCGGCAAGTTGGGGGCAGTGCTCCTGGTCCATGATTACCGCAGCACGGACTACCGGCCGGGTACACGTGCCGGCTGGTTCTTTGACAAGGCCATCTCCGGGGGCGGGGCGTTCATCAACATCGGGGCACACTGCCTGGACCGCTCCATCTGGATCGGCGGGGCTCAGGCCGTTCGTGTCACCGCCGCCACGCTGAACCGCTTTGGCGCGAAGGTGGAAACGGACGGCAGCATGGAGGTGCTGCTGGCCAACGGGGTCCAGGTGCGCATTACGATCGTCTCCGACACACCGCGAAACGTGGACGAGATGCTGGTGGTTTGTGAGAACGGCACGGTGATCGTCGATCCCCGCAGCGGAACCTTCGTTGAGATCGACGGCAAACACACCCAGGTCCATGCCTCCACCGGCGACGACATCCAAAATGCCTTCACGGCCCAGTTGCAGGACTTCGCTGCGGCCGTTGCCGGAGCCGCGCCAACTGTCGACGGCGCACACGCCAAGCATGTGGTGGAAGTGGTCCTGGCGGCTTACGAGTCGGCGGAATCCGGACATCCCGTGCAGCTGGGCGGCTCCCGGGCCGGCGACGTATCCCTGCAGGGCGCCCTGTGA
- a CDS encoding DUF2264 domain-containing protein, which produces MTWQEISPDPEGSPFTGWTRAHWEAAADEQIAAAWRHSSPGGARVEFPAAHQQDADELLEGFARTFLLAAMRLAGAGGDPERVPAGLAHWYARALNAGTEPDSPERWPKLTDHSQTTVEATAVALGLHLTRTWIWDRVPQQVRDNTAAWLGGSSHHYGADNNHVLFAATIQAFLGSVGYPHDGAGVEAALARIEDWYAGDGWYSDGEGRRFDHYNAWTFHLYPFFILDMLEEPDSTGRRQVYRDRLGLFVRGYSHLFGADGAPLIQGRSLIYRWGVAAPFWMALREGATAVSPGQARRLASGTLKYFLAGGAAPEGVLTLGWHGADASVLQSYNAPGSPQWAAKGFLGLLLPADHPAWTDREEPLPVEISDFTYPLPGPAWLAAGTLRTGTVRVLNSGSGGHPQKDEPLYRRLAFSTATVPWLGSGWRDNDVFIAAAGGGTSRHRGPRGGSVRPAGGASTFSLDAAGRDVSVQTAFAVINGFEVRAARLTGVVGLRPAVSGYACSAAQPLTASVTGISAEVARPLKSLDPDGHRGSAIILLDSGVRPAGGRVVHGGTTILARHSALPVLEWDPLPVNELRILWLSALDEPGESLRTAADALDWDWTPDGVELRHAGRPVVMPWQRKTPWAADAINQGVFRWEAART; this is translated from the coding sequence GTGACCTGGCAGGAAATTTCACCTGACCCGGAAGGATCCCCGTTCACGGGGTGGACCAGGGCCCACTGGGAAGCGGCCGCGGACGAGCAGATCGCCGCCGCATGGCGGCATTCCTCGCCCGGCGGGGCCAGGGTGGAATTTCCTGCCGCGCATCAGCAGGATGCCGACGAGCTCCTGGAGGGTTTTGCCCGCACATTCCTGCTGGCCGCCATGCGCCTGGCCGGAGCCGGCGGCGACCCGGAGCGGGTCCCCGCCGGACTGGCGCACTGGTACGCGCGGGCGCTCAACGCCGGGACCGAGCCCGATTCCCCCGAACGCTGGCCGAAGCTCACCGACCACAGCCAGACAACGGTGGAGGCCACGGCCGTGGCGCTCGGGCTGCACCTGACCCGCACCTGGATCTGGGACCGCGTCCCGCAACAGGTACGGGACAATACGGCGGCCTGGCTGGGGGGCTCCTCGCATCACTACGGGGCGGACAACAACCACGTCCTCTTCGCGGCCACCATCCAGGCTTTTCTGGGGTCCGTTGGCTACCCGCACGACGGCGCCGGCGTTGAGGCGGCACTGGCGCGGATCGAAGACTGGTATGCCGGCGACGGCTGGTATTCGGACGGGGAGGGCCGCCGGTTTGACCACTACAACGCCTGGACGTTCCACCTCTACCCTTTTTTCATCCTGGACATGCTGGAGGAACCGGACTCAACCGGGCGGCGGCAGGTCTACCGGGACCGGCTGGGTTTGTTTGTCCGAGGCTACAGCCATCTTTTCGGAGCTGACGGGGCACCTCTCATCCAGGGCCGCTCGCTCATCTACCGCTGGGGTGTGGCCGCACCGTTCTGGATGGCCCTGCGTGAAGGAGCCACGGCGGTCTCACCCGGGCAGGCCCGACGGCTGGCCTCCGGCACCCTGAAGTACTTCTTGGCTGGCGGGGCGGCCCCTGAGGGGGTCCTTACGCTGGGCTGGCACGGTGCCGATGCATCCGTGCTGCAGTCGTACAACGCTCCGGGCTCCCCGCAGTGGGCGGCCAAGGGCTTCCTGGGGCTCCTGCTGCCTGCCGACCACCCCGCCTGGACGGATCGGGAAGAGCCGCTTCCGGTGGAAATTTCCGACTTCACCTACCCGTTGCCCGGCCCGGCCTGGCTGGCTGCGGGTACCCTGCGTACCGGCACTGTCAGGGTTCTCAACTCCGGCAGCGGCGGACACCCGCAGAAAGACGAACCGCTCTACCGCAGGCTGGCGTTCTCCACAGCCACCGTGCCGTGGCTTGGATCCGGATGGCGGGATAACGACGTATTCATCGCCGCCGCCGGCGGCGGCACCAGCCGGCACCGTGGCCCGCGGGGTGGAAGCGTCCGCCCGGCCGGAGGTGCCAGCACCTTTTCACTGGACGCGGCAGGCCGGGACGTATCCGTCCAGACCGCCTTTGCCGTCATCAACGGGTTTGAGGTACGCGCGGCTCGGCTCACCGGCGTCGTGGGACTCAGGCCGGCGGTATCAGGCTACGCATGCAGTGCCGCGCAGCCGTTGACAGCATCCGTGACGGGAATCTCGGCGGAGGTTGCCCGACCGTTGAAAAGCCTTGACCCGGACGGACATCGGGGGTCCGCCATTATTTTGTTGGACAGCGGCGTGCGGCCGGCCGGCGGCCGGGTGGTGCACGGGGGCACCACCATCCTGGCGCGGCACAGTGCCCTGCCCGTCCTTGAATGGGACCCGCTGCCCGTGAACGAACTGCGGATACTCTGGCTCTCCGCGCTGGACGAGCCGGGCGAATCGCTGCGGACGGCCGCCGACGCCCTGGACTGGGACTGGACGCCGGACGGCGTGGAACTGCGCCACGCCGGACGTCCCGTGGTGATGCCGTGGCAGCGGAAAACGCCGTGGGCCGCGGATGCGATCAACCAAGGCGTCTTCCGCTGGGAAGCTGCCAGGACCTAG